The region TGAGGTAAGTACTACGGGAATGCACTAGAGCATCGTGCAAAGCGGTGATCACACCAAATTCCTGACAACCCGGTGGCGGCAGAAAATGGACCATACTCGTCTGTTCCGTTGAAATGTCCGTGAGGGCAGGGCATACATAGTGAAGGTACCGTGCGGCGATTCTCGCGACTTCCGCCCCATGATTCGGCGGGGCAAGCATCACCAATCGGCCTGGACGCTTCCACTTCATCTTCGAAAGTGCCGCGCGAAGAATGATTCCTCCCATGCTGTGGGTGACAAAATGCAACGGTCGATCGCCCTGACGTTTTTCGAGCAAATACCGACTTAAGCGTTCAGCGTGTCGCTGCACACTGTTTCCGGTACTCCAATAGTTCCACTTGGAAGGGGCAAAACCATTCGCCAATAAATGTCGAAACAAGGGGTGCATCACCCACCGATTGCCCCCAAGACCATGAATCAAGATTACTTCGACCGGGTCGAACTTGCTTCCATCGTCATCACCTAGAAGTCGCATCATTTCTTTAAGTACGTTTTGTCGAGCAAAGCAACTGAGTCGCAATCGGAGATTCTCTGCTCAGTGAGCTTTCTTGTACCAAAACTCGGTTGATGAGGGGATCCCGCCAGAAATATGCGCGATTTCCGCAAACCCCTCTTGGGGGATGCGATATCACCTTGACTTACGACATCGAAACAACTCCAATCGGAGGGATATCGCTCGCAATTATCGAGGAGTTTCTATTATGCTTCGTTTTTCGCTTTTCGTCCTGCTGCTGCTTCTAAGTCCTGCGATGGCACTCGCACAGGGTGGGCTATCGCCGGGCGCTCAGATGTACTCGGTACGAAATGCAACGCTCGACGAAGCATTGTCAAGCGTCAGATGGCAAGGACGTGTTCCTTCGCCCGAATCGATTGGTGACAAAACGCCGATCGTACTCGTTTATGCTACTTGGTGCCCAAAGTGCAACGTCTGGTCGCCAGAACTGTTTGCCGACCTGAAAGAAGCTGTCGCAGACAAACCGGTCGTGTTGTTCGCTATCAACGCAGACGAAACGACTCGAGGCGTCAGCTATGCTTTGGAACGAAACCTGGTCGGCCCCAACATTTTTCACGGCGACGATCCATCTATTGTCCAGCGGTTGGGACTTCAAACCGAATTGTTTCGATACTCTGTCTTTAAAGATGGCGTTCAAGCGAGTCGCGAGAGTGCCGGTAGCTATTTTCCCATGGACAACGGTACCAAAGAATTTGCGATTGTCCGCCAAGTAAGTACCGGACTCGACGGCAGCTTCTCAATCTTAACCGCTGACATGTCGCAGCCATTGAAAGAGCTACTATGGCCGGCAGAGATTGGCAGCCGACTAGACGAGCGTTCGCTCATTTCAATGCGTAAAAAAATGCAAGAGCCTTTGGCCAGCGAATTCAATACGGCCGTCGGAGGTTACTTAGATCGCCAAATAGAGAAGATCAAGCAGTCTCGTCAGGGGACCATTCCAGAACAGATCGAAGGCTATGAACTTGCCGACAAAGTTGCGACCGACTTCAAGTCGACTCCCCAAGGCCGGGCCTGTCGTGATTTGGTGAATAAGCTCGATGAAGACGAGACATTTCAAAACGAGCTGACGGCCAAAAAGCTATACGACCAAGGAATGCAGAAAGCGAATTCCCCTGTGACGCTCCGACGCATGATGGGCCGCGTTATCAGTCGCTATGCGGAAACGCATTACGGTCAGGAAGCTCA is a window of Bremerella sp. TYQ1 DNA encoding:
- a CDS encoding triacylglycerol lipase, encoding MMRLLGDDDGSKFDPVEVILIHGLGGNRWVMHPLFRHLLANGFAPSKWNYWSTGNSVQRHAERLSRYLLEKRQGDRPLHFVTHSMGGIILRAALSKMKWKRPGRLVMLAPPNHGAEVARIAARYLHYVCPALTDISTEQTSMVHFLPPPGCQEFGVITALHDALVHSRSTYLKQQNDQIQIACGHNRILFHRVALTETTHFLDHGRFSEEAMRPHAEASCDDTVV